In Pirellula sp. SH-Sr6A, the DNA window CTCGGCGATATCGCTAAACATCCACACAGGAATGCCACAACCGATCGCGATCGCCCCCACCACGACTCCCAATGCGATCTGAATGGCAGGACCAGCCGCCGAGATCACCAGATGGTTCGCGTGCGTGAGCCTTGATCGCCGTCCCTGCCGCGCCCACAAAAGCCCCGCTCCAGGGATGGCCAATCCGCCCATTTGATAGAGAACGATTTCCGCATCGATCCCAAAGTACCGAAAGGCGAGAGCATGCCCGAGTTCATGCACCAGAATGCTCACAAACGAGCAGAGAACCCACAGCAAAAGCAGCAGCGCGAAATTGGATGGCACGTTCATCATCGTGAACATGTCATGCAACCCTCGAGCCTGCGTGTATCCGAAGGCCGCGCTGAAAGCCCAAAACAACCACGTCACTCGGACAGGAAACCCAAACAGCTGGAACCTCCAGTCGTAACTGCTCGATTGCGGCTCACTCAAAAACATCGGTCTCTCCCTCTTTTCGCTGAATCGCTTCCCAAGCAGTTCTCAACACGTTTTGAATCTCATCCATCTCCGACTCGCTGATCACCAACGGCGGAATGATAGCGACTCGATCTCGATTAGGTCCCGTCAAATGCAAAAGCACGCCCAACTCCCGCGCAGCGAGTACATACCGACACGCCCAATCCCTCGCGACATCAAACGAATCGATCGCCGCGAAATCAATGGCACTGGCACTCCCGCTCCCAATCACACTTTCCACCGGAAGGAACTCCACGAGTCGTCGCCGGAGCCCCTCGTGCATCCGCTGCGAACAGGTGATGATGCTCGAATCTCCGAGCAGCTCAAGCACCTTGCAAGCAATCGCACAGGAAAAGGGATGCCCCGCAAACGTCTCCGACTCCAATTGCGGATCCATCGCGTCGAGGCAACGCTGACTACCTACCACCGCCGAGATCGGCACCAACCCGCCCCCCAGCGATTTGCCAAACACCCACATGTCGGGCAACCAACCTGCAGCCATCGCTCCCGACCAGCCTCCAAGCCTTCCAAGCCCCATTTGGATCTCGTCACTGATTACCAATAGCCCCGCTTGGCGTGCCAACTCCACGAGCTTGCAGTAGTACCAAGGCGGCGCGAAGTAATATCCCCTCGCGCCGATCGCTGGCTCGATCAAGAGCATTGACAATCGATGGGAATCGCGATCGATCAACCTCTCGAAGAGCTGCAAACTCCGATCGCACGCTCCGTCTAATGTTTCCTCACCACTCCCGCGAGGGAACGGAATCGTTTGCACGCCGTTGGGCTCGTCTTTTATCCAATCCTCGACAAGTCCACTGCGACGGGTATCGCTCAGCAAACTAGCCCCCAACGAACGGCCGTGGTATCCCAAGTCGAAACGAACGACGCCGCCTGACCGAGTGGCATAAGCGATTTTCCAAGCGACTTCGATGGCGCGTGCTCCGGTCGTCGATAGCCATACACCGAGTTCGGAATCCTGTTTCTGTGCGCGCGCACCGCGGAGCTGCATTTGCATTCGCGCCGACAACTCCC includes these proteins:
- a CDS encoding aminotransferase class III-fold pyridoxal phosphate-dependent enzyme gives rise to the protein MIVGSRWEGTSKERTWRPRGQGRPYDPHEGIVWERGEGVYLWASDGRRYLDCISGYSANNLGHAHPELVRVVSQQAARGAHFPGNESEIRHRLERELSARMQMQLRGARAQKQDSELGVWLSTTGARAIEVAWKIAYATRSGGVVRFDLGYHGRSLGASLLSDTRRSGLVEDWIKDEPNGVQTIPFPRGSGEETLDGACDRSLQLFERLIDRDSHRLSMLLIEPAIGARGYYFAPPWYYCKLVELARQAGLLVISDEIQMGLGRLGGWSGAMAAGWLPDMWVFGKSLGGGLVPISAVVGSQRCLDAMDPQLESETFAGHPFSCAIACKVLELLGDSSIITCSQRMHEGLRRRLVEFLPVESVIGSGSASAIDFAAIDSFDVARDWACRYVLAARELGVLLHLTGPNRDRVAIIPPLVISESEMDEIQNVLRTAWEAIQRKEGETDVFE
- a CDS encoding metalloprotease, coding for MFLSEPQSSSYDWRFQLFGFPVRVTWLFWAFSAAFGYTQARGLHDMFTMMNVPSNFALLLLLWVLCSFVSILVHELGHALAFRYFGIDAEIVLYQMGGLAIPGAGLLWARQGRRSRLTHANHLVISAAGPAIQIALGVVVGAIAIGCGIPVWMFSDIAERLGMEWVRLPLPSNAYSYCAINFLVSCSIWWALFNLLPVYPLDGGQIARHLIGIVMRRDGLQEACMLGVIVGALVAVWFYQTGGGPIGTLFFASLAYSNWQMLQQGRGGSVW